The Calliphora vicina chromosome 3, idCalVici1.1, whole genome shotgun sequence genome contains a region encoding:
- the LOC135955768 gene encoding pupal cuticle protein C1B-like — MAFKFVVLSALLAVASAGYLAPVPTHYAAAPAVYAKVANPAVDAVASTHQNVVRSFDGTVSQYSKSVQTPYSSVHKEDTRVNNNVYTPTVAKTVTYAAPVVAKTVSYAPAPTASAVYTTHSAPVYAHQEPAHAVYASSAPHTVYTHEQPAHAVYATTAPHTVYTHEQPAHAVYASSAPHTVYTHEQPAHAVYASPAPTAAVYTHQHEAPSAATTTYNHGPAATTYTHNSPGVSAYGSSQTVHYSPAEMVSHMSFDGFGTHWGF; from the coding sequence atggcttttaaatttgttgtcttATCGGCTCTTTTGGCTGTTGCTAGTGCCGGCTATTTGGCTCCTGTTCCCACCCATTACGCAGCTGCCCCGGCTGTATATGCTAAAGTTGCTAATCCAGCTGTTGATGCTGTGGCTTCTACACATCAAAATGTTGTACGCTCTTTTGACGGCACTGTATCTCAGTACTCGAAATCAGTTCAAACTCCTTACTCCAGTGTCCATAAGGAAGATACACGtgtaaataataatgtttatacACCTACAGTTGCCAAGACTGTTACTTATGCTGCTCCTGTTGTTGCCAAGACTGTATCTTATGCTCCTGCTCCCACCGCTTCTGCTGTCTATACCACGCACTCAGCTCCTGTGTATGCTCATCAGGAACCAGCTCATGCTGTCTATGCTTCATCTGCTCCACACACAGTTTATACTCACGAACAACCTGCCCATGCTGTTTACGCTACAACTGCTCCTCACACAGTTTACACTCACGAACAACCTGCCCATGCCGTCTATGCTTCATCTGCTCCCCACACAGTTTACACTCACGAACAACCTGCCCATGCTGTTTATGCTTCTCCTGCTCCCACTGCTGCTGTTTACACTCACCAACATGAAGCTCCATCCGCAGCCACTACAACCTATAATCATGGTCCAGCTGCCACCACTTATACCCACAATTCTCCTGGTGTTTCTGCTTATGGTTCTAGCCAAACTGTTCACTACTCACCAGCTGAGATGGTCTCTCACATGAGTTTTGATGGCTTCGGTACTCACTGGGGTTTCTAA
- the LOC135955471 gene encoding putative nuclease HARBI1 has translation MDTIDNLDTLKFLQKRYRATKVYKKRNDPFVVYSNDEFRIKYRFSKENAKKVIKLVESELKNNGKGRGGSIPPHIQVLAAIRCWGRNSVQDDCADFHGFSQSTMSRICEKVSKALAKKATTIIKMATSVEEQILVMEKFKQIAGFENVMGAIDCTHIRIQAESGDDAQLEKGRKDHTLSTISPPPPPSSSSSVCT, from the exons ATGGACACAATTGATAATTTGGACaccttaaaatttttacaaaaacgttATCGGGCtacaaaagtttataaaaaaagaaatgatcCATTTGTAGTGTATAGCAACGATGAATTTcgtataaaatatcgattttctaaagaaaatgcaaaaaaagtgataaaattaGTTGAAAGTGAACTTAAAAACAATGGCAAAGGGAGAGGTGGGTCTATTCCACCTCATATACAAGTTTTGGCAGCAATAAGATGTTGGGGCCGCAATTCGGTTCAAGATGATTGTGCAGATTTTCACGGTTTCAGCCAGTCTACAATGAGCAGAATATGCGAAAAAGTATCCAAGGCCTTAGCTAAAAAGGCTAcaacaattattaaaatggCTACATCAGTTGAAGAACAAATTTTAGTCATggagaaatttaaacaaatagctggttttgaaaatgttatgGGTGCAATTGATTGTACACATATCCGAATCCAAGCTGAAAGTGGCGATGATGCACAATT AGAAAAAGGAAGGAAAGATCATACTCTTAGCACAATATCACCGccaccaccaccatcatcatcatcatcagtatGCACGTAA